One genomic segment of Ignavibacteriota bacterium includes these proteins:
- a CDS encoding GIY-YIG nuclease family protein, with product MNCGYMYILKCADGTFYTGSTLNLEKRFSDHQSGKGANYTKRRLPVQLIYFEEYNRIDEAFYREKQIQSWNRKKKEALINGEFEKLPALAKKNFRNKL from the coding sequence ATGAACTGCGGTTATATGTATATTCTTAAATGTGCAGATGGAACTTTTTATACTGGCAGTACATTAAATTTAGAAAAAAGATTCTCCGACCATCAATCGGGTAAAGGTGCAAATTATACCAAAAGAAGACTTCCGGTACAACTAATTTATTTTGAAGAATACAATAGAATAGACGAAGCATTTTATCGTGAAAAACAAATTCAAAGTTGGAACAGAAAGAAAAAAGAAGCATTAATAAATGGTGAATTTGAAAAATTACCAGCCTTAGCTAAGAAAAATTTTAGAAATAAATTATAA
- a CDS encoding threonylcarbamoyl-AMP synthase, whose protein sequence is MKLLEATSENIIYSVNVLKTGGLVAFPTETVYGLGADGLNEIGVSKIFEVKQRPTFNPLILHVSSIKMLHEIAEFSNEKISKIIDKFWPGPLTLILKKKNIVPYIVTSGLETVAVRMPNNKIALELIEKLGRPIAAPSANSFSKLSPTKAEHVVKQLGNKVDIILDGGNCEIGVESTIVEVNNDSQFLLRHGGIAKESIEEIIGKLDEPNSLVYFPNSPGQLKIHYAPNIPIYFYDDELIKNFSNKNIGAIFFHKIKNGEKFKVSKVLSINSDLHEATANLFSFLHELENLNLDLIVVEPIKNIGLGAAIMDRLTKAVNKYS, encoded by the coding sequence ATGAAACTTTTAGAAGCAACTTCAGAAAATATTATTTATTCCGTTAACGTTTTAAAGACTGGCGGACTTGTAGCATTTCCTACAGAAACGGTTTACGGATTAGGCGCAGATGGTTTAAATGAAATTGGAGTATCAAAAATTTTTGAAGTAAAACAGCGCCCAACTTTTAATCCATTAATACTTCATGTTTCTTCAATAAAAATGTTACATGAAATTGCTGAATTTTCAAATGAAAAGATTTCCAAAATAATTGATAAATTTTGGCCCGGACCATTAACATTAATTTTGAAGAAAAAAAATATTGTTCCGTACATTGTAACATCCGGATTGGAAACCGTTGCAGTAAGAATGCCAAATAACAAAATTGCTTTGGAATTAATTGAGAAACTCGGAAGACCTATAGCAGCGCCAAGCGCAAACAGTTTTAGTAAATTGAGTCCAACAAAAGCCGAACATGTTGTAAAACAATTAGGAAACAAAGTTGATATAATTTTAGATGGCGGAAATTGTGAAATCGGAGTTGAATCAACAATTGTGGAAGTAAATAATGATTCGCAATTTTTATTACGTCATGGTGGAATTGCAAAAGAAAGTATTGAAGAAATAATCGGCAAATTGGATGAACCTAATTCATTAGTTTACTTTCCAAATTCGCCAGGACAATTAAAAATTCATTATGCACCAAATATTCCAATCTACTTTTATGATGATGAATTAATAAAAAATTTCTCAAACAAAAATATTGGTGCAATATTCTTTCATAAAATCAAGAATGGTGAAAAGTTTAAAGTTTCAAAAGTGCTTTCTATAAATTCAGATTTACATGAAGCGACTGCTAACTTATTTTCTTTTTTGCATGAATTGGAAAATTTAAATCTGGATTTAATTGTTGTGGAACCAATTAAAAATATCGGACTTGGTGCTGCAATCATGGATAGGTTGACAAAAGCTGTAAATAAATATTCTTGA
- the hisN gene encoding histidinol-phosphatase, whose amino-acid sequence MLTDVSGKNIRKYFRSNINIETKSDDSPVTIADKSTEEKLRELIMKEFPSHGILGEEFGQYNKEAEYQWLLDPIDGTKSFICGTVTFGTLISLTKNGKPVIGVFHQPILNEFLIGDNSQTFLNDKLVKAKDVNKIEDAVLLTTDHLAVEEFQNLAKFEQLMRKVKLYRQWGDCYGYYLVASGFAQIMIDPIMNVWDTMALIPIIKGAGGIITDYHGKSAEEGNSTIAATPNIHREIISILN is encoded by the coding sequence ATGTTAACGGATGTGAGTGGTAAAAATATTCGTAAATATTTTAGAAGCAATATAAATATTGAAACTAAATCGGATGATTCTCCGGTTACAATTGCTGATAAATCAACAGAAGAAAAATTGCGGGAATTAATCATGAAAGAATTTCCATCACATGGAATTTTAGGTGAGGAATTTGGTCAATACAATAAAGAAGCGGAATACCAATGGCTATTGGATCCAATTGATGGAACAAAAAGTTTTATATGCGGAACTGTAACTTTTGGAACTCTTATTTCTTTAACTAAAAACGGAAAGCCGGTAATTGGTGTTTTTCATCAGCCTATTTTAAATGAATTTTTAATTGGCGATAACTCGCAAACTTTTTTAAATGATAAATTAGTAAAAGCAAAAGATGTAAATAAAATTGAAGATGCAGTGCTTCTTACAACCGATCATTTGGCAGTTGAGGAATTTCAAAACTTGGCAAAGTTTGAGCAACTTATGAGAAAGGTGAAATTATATCGCCAATGGGGAGATTGCTACGGATACTATTTGGTTGCTTCCGGTTTTGCTCAAATTATGATTGATCCAATAATGAATGTGTGGGATACAATGGCTTTAATTCCAATTATAAAGGGTGCCGGTGGAATTATAACTGATTATCATGGTAAAAGTGCAGAAGAGGGCAATAGTACAATTGCCGCAACACCTAATATTCATAGAGAAATTATTTCTATTTTGAATTAA
- a CDS encoding serine hydrolase, producing MLTNFSLGQNENILEKLINDNFEKLLPAIENLEKYEIQMIYTQIDKNDNDEISLNTFSFNENPQKYFYPASTVKFPAAILALEKLNDLDIPGVNKFTHLSIDSVYENQVSFDKNFTDECGYPNIANYIKKIFLVSDNEAFNRLYDFLGQKEINERLQKRGFSNTKIVHRLEVARTEERNKQTNPIIFYDENNNVIYQQPAKFEGTNIQLNLAEMKKGIGYYSNDILINEPKDFSHNNFFGLRDQHNLMIRITYPEFFNGEERFNLTKDDYEFLNKYMCMLPRKSDCPKYDSTEYYDGYVKFFMFGDSKNQIPANIKIYSKSGLAYGYLIDNAFIQDKENKIEFFLSAVIHVNEDQIYNDDKYEYDEIGLPFLANLGKIIYEYEKGRK from the coding sequence ATGCTAACAAATTTTAGTTTAGGACAAAATGAAAATATTTTGGAAAAATTAATTAATGATAATTTTGAAAAATTATTACCGGCTATTGAAAATTTAGAAAAGTATGAAATCCAAATGATATATACGCAGATTGATAAAAACGATAATGATGAAATTTCTCTTAACACTTTTTCATTTAATGAAAATCCGCAAAAATATTTTTATCCCGCAAGCACCGTAAAATTTCCCGCAGCAATTTTGGCATTAGAAAAATTGAATGATTTAGATATTCCCGGTGTAAATAAATTCACACATTTATCAATAGATAGCGTTTATGAAAATCAAGTTTCGTTCGATAAAAATTTTACTGATGAATGCGGTTATCCGAATATTGCAAATTATATTAAGAAAATATTTTTGGTTAGTGATAATGAAGCATTCAACAGATTGTATGATTTTCTCGGACAAAAAGAAATTAATGAACGTTTGCAAAAAAGGGGATTTAGTAATACAAAAATTGTTCACAGATTAGAAGTTGCTAGAACTGAAGAACGAAATAAACAAACCAATCCAATAATTTTTTATGATGAAAATAATAATGTAATTTATCAACAACCGGCAAAGTTTGAAGGAACAAATATTCAATTAAATTTAGCCGAAATGAAAAAGGGAATTGGTTATTATTCAAATGATATTTTAATCAATGAACCCAAAGATTTTTCTCACAATAATTTTTTTGGATTGAGAGATCAGCATAATTTGATGATTAGAATTACCTATCCGGAATTTTTTAATGGTGAAGAAAGATTTAATTTAACAAAAGATGATTATGAATTTTTGAATAAATATATGTGTATGCTTCCTAGAAAAAGTGATTGTCCGAAGTATGATTCCACCGAATATTATGATGGTTACGTAAAGTTTTTTATGTTCGGCGATTCAAAAAATCAAATTCCGGCAAATATTAAAATTTACAGTAAAAGCGGATTAGCTTACGGATATTTGATTGATAACGCCTTTATTCAAGATAAAGAAAACAAAATTGAGTTTTTCTTATCAGCCGTAATTCATGTTAATGAAGATCAAATTTACAATGACGATAAATATGAATACGATGAAATTGGTCTGCCGTTTCTTGCAAATCTTGGAAAAATAATTTATGAATATGAAAAGGGGAGAAAATAA
- a CDS encoding DMT family transporter: MQFIGEISALITAFLWSGTAIAFSEATKIVGSFVVNITRLLMATFFLIITILIFNLNFHISFEQIYLLGLSGIIGLVFGDGFLFKSYQYIGARLSMLVMTLSPAVASFAAYFYLDESLSFWGIIGILITIFGISLVILKRSEQPSADYKKNNIGYLFAFLGAIGQAINLIFAKQAFQLGEINSFVATFYRMLPSIFLMYFIGLIFKSRRASFSILKEKKEAVKFIIIGSLIGPFLGITFSLIAISHTKVGIAATLMSTVPILMLPIVRYYFKEKLSFISILGAVVAVVGVAILFLK; this comes from the coding sequence ATGCAATTCATCGGTGAAATTTCAGCATTAATAACAGCATTTCTTTGGTCGGGAACAGCAATTGCATTTTCCGAAGCAACAAAAATTGTTGGATCATTTGTTGTAAATATTACAAGATTATTGATGGCAACATTTTTTCTCATCATCACAATTCTTATTTTTAATTTAAATTTTCATATTTCGTTTGAGCAAATTTATTTATTGGGTTTAAGTGGAATTATTGGATTAGTTTTCGGCGATGGATTTTTATTTAAATCTTACCAATACATCGGCGCAAGATTAAGCATGCTTGTTATGACGCTTTCCCCCGCTGTGGCTTCGTTTGCCGCATATTTTTATTTGGATGAATCATTATCCTTCTGGGGAATTATTGGAATTCTAATTACTATTTTTGGAATTTCATTAGTTATTTTGAAAAGATCAGAACAGCCTTCTGCAGATTACAAAAAAAATAATATCGGATATTTGTTTGCATTTTTAGGAGCAATTGGACAAGCGATAAATTTAATTTTTGCCAAACAAGCATTTCAGTTAGGTGAAATAAATAGTTTTGTAGCAACTTTCTATAGAATGCTTCCTTCAATTTTCTTGATGTATTTTATTGGCTTAATTTTTAAAAGTAGAAGAGCAAGTTTTTCAATTTTGAAAGAGAAAAAAGAAGCTGTTAAATTTATAATTATTGGCTCATTAATTGGTCCATTTTTAGGAATAACTTTTAGCTTGATTGCAATTTCGCATACAAAAGTCGGCATTGCCGCAACACTAATGTCAACCGTACCAATATTGATGCTGCCAATTGTACGATATTATTTTAAGGAAAAATTGTCTTTTATCTCAATTCTTGGAGCTGTTGTTGCAGTAGTTGGTGTTGCAATTTTATTTCTTAAATAA
- the eno gene encoding phosphopyruvate hydratase, which yields MTTIIDILGREILDSRGNPTVEVEVLLDSGIIGRAAVPSGASTGEHEAVELRDVKKKRYLGKGVQKAVSNVNDIIADLLIDFDAVDQVAIDNFLIELDGTPNKSKLGANAILGVSLACAKAAAEALELPLYRYIGGTSARVLPVPMMNILNGGSHADNTVDFQEFMIMPHGATSFAEALRMGTETFHSLKSVLKKNGYSTSVGDEGGFAPNLKSNEQTLDLILESITKAGYKPGKEISLALDVASSEMFDKKKNKYVFFKSDKSEKTSDEMIKIYEKLVKNYPIVSIEDGLDENDWKGWKNLTDALGKKIQLVGDDLFVTNTQKLSKGIGEGVANSILIKVNQIGTLTETLDAIEMAKRAGYTNVISHRSGETEDTTIADIAVATNAGQIKTGSASRSDRIAKYNQLLRIEEELDTTAIYPGLAAINCK from the coding sequence ATGACAACAATTATTGATATTCTTGGTAGAGAAATTTTAGATTCCAGAGGCAATCCAACCGTTGAAGTTGAGGTTTTATTGGATTCCGGAATTATTGGTCGTGCTGCAGTTCCAAGCGGCGCTTCAACCGGAGAACACGAAGCAGTTGAATTGCGCGATGTTAAGAAAAAAAGATATTTAGGAAAAGGAGTTCAAAAAGCTGTAAGTAATGTAAATGATATTATTGCAGATTTATTAATTGATTTTGATGCAGTAGATCAAGTTGCGATTGATAATTTTTTAATTGAATTGGATGGAACACCAAACAAATCCAAATTAGGCGCAAATGCAATTTTGGGCGTTTCACTTGCTTGTGCAAAAGCTGCTGCAGAAGCTTTGGAATTACCTTTATATCGTTATATCGGCGGAACTAGCGCAAGAGTCCTTCCCGTACCAATGATGAATATTTTGAATGGCGGTTCACATGCAGATAACACTGTTGATTTTCAAGAATTTATGATTATGCCTCACGGCGCAACAAGTTTTGCAGAAGCTTTAAGAATGGGAACCGAAACTTTTCATTCATTAAAATCTGTATTAAAGAAAAACGGTTATTCAACTTCTGTTGGCGATGAAGGCGGATTTGCTCCAAACTTAAAATCAAATGAGCAAACTTTAGATTTAATTCTTGAATCAATTACCAAAGCCGGTTACAAACCCGGAAAAGAAATTAGTCTTGCTTTGGATGTTGCATCAAGTGAAATGTTTGATAAAAAGAAAAACAAATACGTATTCTTCAAATCAGATAAATCAGAAAAAACTTCCGATGAAATGATTAAAATTTATGAAAAGTTAGTTAAGAATTATCCTATCGTTTCAATAGAAGATGGCTTAGATGAAAATGATTGGAAAGGCTGGAAAAATCTAACCGATGCTTTAGGCAAAAAAATTCAATTAGTTGGTGATGATTTATTTGTGACAAATACTCAAAAATTATCTAAAGGAATTGGAGAAGGAGTTGCAAACTCAATTTTGATCAAAGTAAACCAAATTGGAACTTTGACAGAAACTTTAGATGCAATTGAAATGGCAAAACGTGCCGGTTACACAAATGTAATCAGCCATCGTTCCGGCGAAACTGAAGATACAACCATTGCTGATATTGCTGTTGCAACTAATGCCGGACAAATTAAAACCGGTTCCGCAAGCAGAAGTGATAGAATTGCAAAATATAATCAGTTGTTAAGAATTGAAGAAGAATTAGATACAACCGCAATTTATCCAGGTTTAGCCGCAATTAATTGCAAATAA
- a CDS encoding polysaccharide biosynthesis tyrosine autokinase → MEKAKNFNSSSKGNKTSVNYLNLLKSNLVLVLTISLVIFSVILIYAITSSDIYTSTTVLKISEPQNKNILSDPLQAALGSSSTDRYIANEIEVMKNRSIREEVARVVIDSFKQIGNSEVFDLAVNQSSGIFDNSKPQVRSERSLAALLSENVTVEQVTGLDFIQIIVESGSPKETAIIANAYANVYRDFNLADSRKQLTKVKEFLASQRDEKFEELAVAEDNLRVYQLQGGGVQLGEQALNLIQTASEFEADQSRLQIEMSMAKDNLSRLKEEYQTRNKTLSSWVESKSVEPEIEGLRTEIAAVEIQKTKALSGTSSGTNNSSLLGSYDQKLSNLNARLSKIQSEYQNKVLSSTPAELKQITQELFQAELKYEGLRARHGELNQVVASYDRKFDELPSKTLEFARLERKRQSLEKLYTVLEAKYQEALINEQSTPGNVLIMSDARVPGGPSKPNRPLLAIMGLILGFGIAFTYVFLKDYFDKTVKTPEDIEKESTNVLAWIPKFERKIDKTQKNAEILVGGSTEAAAGESYRSLRTRIQFSKITEGAKSILITSSAPQEGKTTVASNLAASFAQSNKKTIILDCDLRIPRVNEVFGGLKSPGFTNYLFKQASFDDILRKTDFDNLFYIAAGTIPTNPSEILGSDQMKDFIEFLKSKFDIVVIDSPPVMTITDAEILSHIVDMSILVVFAEKTEVDWLVEATNQLTTHGQKSFIGTVLNNFDYNSGYRSYNKYNHSKYYSRVDETKQKEWVNS, encoded by the coding sequence GTGGAAAAAGCTAAAAATTTTAATTCAAGTTCTAAAGGTAATAAAACTTCAGTCAATTATTTAAATTTGCTAAAATCAAACCTTGTGTTGGTTTTAACAATAAGTCTTGTAATTTTTTCTGTTATTTTAATTTATGCAATTACTTCTTCAGATATTTATACAAGTACTACTGTACTTAAAATTTCAGAACCTCAAAATAAAAATATTTTATCGGATCCGCTTCAAGCGGCGCTTGGATCATCAAGCACAGACAGATATATTGCAAATGAAATTGAGGTGATGAAAAACAGATCTATTAGAGAAGAAGTAGCAAGAGTTGTAATTGATTCATTTAAGCAAATTGGGAATTCTGAAGTTTTTGATTTAGCAGTGAATCAAAGTTCTGGAATTTTTGATAATTCCAAACCTCAAGTTCGATCTGAAAGATCTTTAGCTGCTTTATTATCTGAAAACGTTACTGTTGAACAAGTTACTGGTCTTGACTTTATTCAAATTATTGTTGAATCTGGTTCACCAAAAGAAACTGCTATAATTGCTAATGCATATGCTAATGTTTATCGCGATTTTAATCTTGCCGATAGCCGTAAACAATTGACTAAGGTTAAAGAATTTTTAGCCAGTCAAAGAGATGAAAAATTTGAAGAATTAGCAGTTGCCGAAGATAATCTTAGAGTTTATCAACTTCAAGGTGGCGGCGTTCAATTAGGAGAACAAGCCCTTAATTTAATTCAAACTGCTTCCGAATTTGAGGCTGATCAAAGTCGACTCCAAATTGAAATGAGTATGGCGAAAGATAATTTATCAAGGTTAAAAGAAGAATATCAAACTAGAAATAAAACACTATCTAGTTGGGTTGAGTCTAAATCAGTTGAACCTGAAATTGAAGGATTGAGAACTGAAATTGCTGCTGTGGAAATTCAAAAAACCAAAGCATTATCGGGAACAAGTTCTGGCACCAATAACTCTTCTCTTTTAGGAAGTTATGATCAAAAATTATCAAATTTGAATGCCAGATTAAGTAAAATTCAAAGTGAATACCAAAATAAAGTTTTATCCTCTACTCCAGCAGAGCTAAAACAAATCACTCAAGAACTATTTCAGGCTGAATTAAAATATGAAGGCTTACGAGCTCGCCATGGTGAATTAAATCAAGTTGTTGCTTCATACGATAGAAAATTTGATGAATTACCAAGTAAAACTTTAGAATTTGCAAGACTTGAAAGAAAAAGACAATCATTAGAAAAATTATATACAGTTCTTGAAGCCAAATACCAAGAGGCGTTAATTAACGAACAATCAACCCCAGGTAATGTTTTAATAATGAGCGATGCACGAGTTCCTGGAGGTCCTTCAAAACCAAACAGACCATTATTAGCAATTATGGGGCTAATTCTAGGGTTCGGAATTGCGTTTACATACGTTTTCTTAAAGGATTATTTTGACAAAACTGTTAAAACTCCCGAAGATATTGAAAAAGAATCAACAAATGTTTTAGCTTGGATTCCTAAATTTGAAAGAAAAATTGATAAAACTCAAAAGAATGCGGAAATTTTAGTGGGTGGAAGTACAGAAGCAGCCGCCGGCGAATCTTATCGTTCGTTAAGAACAAGAATTCAGTTTAGTAAAATTACCGAAGGTGCCAAAAGCATTCTTATTACTTCATCTGCTCCGCAAGAGGGGAAAACCACAGTAGCTAGCAATCTTGCTGCAAGTTTTGCACAATCAAATAAAAAAACAATTATTTTAGATTGTGATTTAAGAATTCCAAGGGTAAATGAAGTTTTTGGAGGATTAAAATCACCTGGTTTTACTAATTATTTATTCAAACAAGCTTCTTTTGATGATATTCTTAGAAAAACAGATTTTGATAATTTATTTTATATCGCAGCCGGTACAATTCCAACAAATCCTTCTGAAATTTTAGGTTCAGATCAAATGAAAGATTTTATAGAATTTTTAAAATCTAAATTTGATATTGTAGTTATTGATTCTCCACCGGTTATGACAATTACAGATGCAGAAATCCTTTCGCATATTGTTGATATGAGCATTTTAGTTGTATTCGCTGAAAAAACAGAAGTTGATTGGTTGGTAGAAGCAACAAATCAATTAACTACTCACGGACAAAAATCATTTATTGGAACTGTTCTAAATAATTTTGATTATAACAGCGGTTATAGATCTTACAATAAATATAACCATTCTAAATATTATTCAAGAGTTGATGAAACAAAACAAAAAGAATGGGTAAATTCTTAA
- a CDS encoding SLBB domain-containing protein produces the protein MKKNLTIIFLLLLAYGLSAQNDVRLGTQYTGVTSQRQGGFYDYSDPEAINMSVSVWGFVKYPGRYQIPVYTTVSDLLSYAGGPTDDSDLEDLRLYRVMEDSTQHLFSFNFNDLLWADNLEVQNRKIPKLQGSDLLVVPGSPRLYFKNWFQVGLSIFSAVISLWLLILRLK, from the coding sequence ATGAAAAAAAATTTAACAATTATATTTTTGCTTCTTTTGGCATATGGTTTGAGTGCTCAAAACGATGTCCGTTTAGGAACTCAATATACTGGAGTCACTTCACAGAGACAAGGTGGATTTTATGATTATTCTGATCCAGAGGCTATTAATATGAGTGTATCCGTATGGGGATTTGTAAAATACCCTGGAAGATATCAAATACCTGTTTATACAACAGTTAGTGATTTGCTGTCCTATGCCGGCGGACCAACCGACGATTCGGATTTGGAAGATTTAAGACTTTACAGAGTTATGGAAGATTCAACCCAACATCTATTCTCATTTAATTTTAATGATTTACTTTGGGCAGATAATCTTGAAGTTCAGAATCGAAAAATTCCAAAACTACAAGGAAGTGATTTACTAGTAGTTCCAGGTTCTCCAAGATTATATTTTAAAAATTGGTTTCAGGTAGGACTAAGTATTTTTTCTGCCGTAATTTCGTTATGGCTTTTGATTTTAAGATTAAAATAA
- a CDS encoding sugar transferase, which yields MTKVPKYKFYFALFDLLILSTAFVISAYVVRYDKSLQLFSFIKISFPILALFFIAAAFFIFIFQVNNLYRINIIFNRSAHLTAIIKSLYYGTLNVVVISHLVKSSEILDSRLIIFMFVLVVVPTIYIFRVEFGRRIFLKYKQQFNSNVVIVGDGTTGKLLATKLLFENPEGINVLGFVVNHEVPEKKLNGIEVLGTIEDLKRINNEFKIDEIIIAIDDINYERLLEILDLCNSLHVTVKLTSELFDIVTKKVSTEKYAGIPVLGVSPHYSNNLTLKLKRIVDLILSLIGVILLSPLFFILAILIKLSSKGPIFFKQDRIGQGGQPFKFYKFRSMTVDEKGEEERKRQMIEFIKNNGSQNGDTKIINVNRVTWIGKIIRKLSLDELPQLINVIKGEMSLVGPRPSLPYEFDNYDTWQKRRVNVLPGCTGVWQVWGRSSVSFRDSVVLDLYYVNNMSPWLDIQLILKTIPVMLFSKGGK from the coding sequence ATGACAAAAGTTCCAAAATATAAATTCTATTTTGCACTATTTGATTTGTTAATTTTATCGACAGCATTTGTAATTTCTGCTTATGTTGTTAGATATGATAAAAGTCTACAATTATTTAGTTTTATAAAAATTTCTTTCCCAATTTTAGCACTTTTTTTCATTGCCGCAGCTTTTTTTATTTTCATTTTTCAAGTTAACAATCTGTATAGAATAAACATTATTTTTAACCGTTCTGCACATCTAACCGCAATAATTAAATCACTTTATTACGGAACATTAAACGTTGTTGTTATTTCACATCTAGTAAAATCTTCGGAAATACTCGATTCGCGACTAATAATATTTATGTTTGTGCTGGTTGTGGTTCCGACAATTTATATTTTTAGAGTTGAATTTGGCAGAAGAATCTTTCTAAAGTATAAACAACAATTCAACAGCAATGTAGTAATTGTTGGTGATGGTACAACCGGTAAATTACTTGCAACAAAATTGCTTTTTGAAAATCCGGAAGGAATAAATGTTTTAGGTTTTGTTGTTAATCATGAGGTTCCGGAAAAAAAACTAAACGGAATTGAAGTTTTAGGAACAATCGAAGATTTAAAACGAATTAATAATGAGTTTAAAATCGATGAAATTATTATTGCTATAGATGATATTAACTATGAAAGATTATTAGAAATTTTAGATTTGTGCAATTCATTACATGTTACTGTTAAATTAACTTCCGAACTTTTTGATATTGTAACTAAAAAAGTTTCGACTGAAAAATATGCTGGAATTCCTGTTCTTGGTGTTTCACCTCATTATAGTAACAATTTAACGCTTAAACTTAAGAGAATTGTTGATTTAATACTTTCACTTATTGGAGTAATTCTCCTTTCACCATTATTTTTTATATTAGCTATTTTGATTAAACTATCATCAAAAGGACCAATATTTTTTAAGCAAGATAGAATTGGTCAAGGTGGGCAGCCGTTTAAATTTTATAAGTTTCGATCTATGACAGTTGATGAAAAAGGTGAAGAAGAAAGAAAAAGACAAATGATTGAATTTATAAAAAATAACGGTTCTCAAAACGGAGATACTAAAATTATAAATGTAAATAGAGTAACTTGGATAGGAAAAATAATTAGAAAATTGTCTTTAGATGAATTACCACAGTTAATTAATGTTATTAAAGGTGAAATGAGTTTGGTTGGACCAAGACCAAGTTTACCATATGAATTCGATAATTATGATACTTGGCAAAAAAGACGTGTTAATGTATTACCTGGTTGTACAGGCGTATGGCAAGTTTGGGGAAGAAGTTCTGTATCATTTAGAGATTCTGTAGTACTTGATTTGTACTATGTTAATAATATGTCCCCTTGGTTAGATATTCAATTAATTCTTAAAACTATTCCTGTTATGTTATTTTCAAAAGGCGGAAAATAA